A genomic region of Leptospira mtsangambouensis contains the following coding sequences:
- a CDS encoding NADH-quinone oxidoreductase subunit D — MVMYEKTAEHFGQKFKDLPEGHLLVNLGPSHPATHGILQNVIQIDGERVVDTESVIGYVHRCFEKLGERYDYNQFLVCTDRMNYVSTPLNNIGWILTVEKMMQIQVPDRVTYVRMIISELSRIMDHIICNGIMGVDLGAFSGLLHLFHHRENIYQILEKLTGARLTTTFCRVGGMERDIYPEFQSEIKTIIKGLKPALDEFQDLLIRNKIFNERTAGIGGLSAERAIAYGFSGPNLRAAGVPWDVRKDDPYMFYDKVDFDIPVGEDGSALDRTLVRMEEMRQSMRIIEQLIDGIPEGPYHADVPHTFLPPKDRVYHNMEELIYHFKIIMHGVKVPPGEYYMSTEAANGELGFYVVSEGEKSPWRVHVRRPCFWYYQAFPELVKGGLLADTIATMSSLNVIAGELDC; from the coding sequence ATGGTAATGTACGAAAAAACAGCCGAACACTTTGGTCAAAAATTCAAAGACCTACCGGAAGGCCATTTACTGGTTAACTTAGGACCCAGTCACCCTGCAACACATGGAATTTTACAAAACGTAATCCAAATTGATGGAGAACGAGTTGTGGACACTGAATCCGTCATTGGTTACGTCCATCGTTGTTTTGAAAAACTAGGAGAACGTTACGATTACAATCAGTTCTTAGTTTGTACTGATCGTATGAACTATGTATCCACTCCACTCAATAATATTGGTTGGATCCTAACCGTTGAAAAAATGATGCAGATCCAAGTTCCCGATCGTGTTACTTATGTAAGAATGATCATCTCTGAACTTTCTCGGATCATGGATCATATCATCTGCAATGGAATTATGGGTGTGGACCTTGGTGCATTTTCTGGATTACTCCATTTATTTCATCATAGAGAAAATATTTATCAAATTTTAGAAAAGCTAACGGGCGCTAGGCTCACAACTACCTTTTGTCGTGTGGGTGGAATGGAGCGTGATATTTATCCCGAGTTCCAATCCGAAATCAAAACCATCATCAAAGGTTTAAAACCTGCCTTGGATGAATTCCAAGACCTTCTCATTCGAAATAAAATTTTTAATGAAAGGACGGCTGGGATTGGCGGTCTCTCTGCAGAACGTGCCATTGCTTATGGATTTTCTGGTCCGAACCTTCGTGCGGCCGGTGTTCCTTGGGACGTAAGAAAAGATGATCCTTATATGTTTTATGATAAAGTCGATTTTGATATTCCTGTGGGAGAAGATGGATCGGCACTCGACAGGACTCTTGTTCGTATGGAAGAAATGCGTCAGTCTATGCGCATCATCGAACAACTAATCGATGGAATTCCAGAAGGACCATACCATGCTGATGTTCCTCACACTTTCCTTCCGCCGAAAGATCGTGTGTATCACAATATGGAAGAACTCATTTACCATTTTAAAATCATTATGCACGGAGTGAAGGTTCCTCCGGGAGAATACTATATGTCGACCGAGGCAGCCAACGGTGAACTAGGTTTTTATGTAGTATCGGAAGGTGAAAAATCTCCTTGGAGAGTGCATGTCAGACGTCCTTGTTTTTGGTATTACCAAGCATTCCCTGAACTTGTCAAAGGGGGCTTACTTGCGGATACCATTGCCACCATGTCTTCACTCAATGTCATTGCAGGGGAGTTGGATTGTTAA
- the nuoE gene encoding complex I 24 kDa subunit family protein → MAYQFSQDSEKRFQRLIPQFPSKRSLILPCLFLLQADKGFVDQEGMQYIADRIGDPVSLAHVHGVATFYTMYNKKPVGKLHIQICGNISCYLAGSDSITEHVCSKLGIEPGETTSDKKFTVDEVQCLGACGFGPVAQINDKYYENLTPESIEAILSELEKQV, encoded by the coding sequence ATGGCTTATCAATTTTCACAAGATTCAGAAAAACGATTCCAGAGGTTAATTCCTCAGTTTCCGAGCAAACGTTCGTTAATTTTGCCATGTCTTTTTTTGTTACAAGCTGACAAAGGTTTTGTGGACCAGGAAGGGATGCAATACATTGCAGATCGGATTGGTGATCCGGTATCCCTTGCTCATGTGCATGGGGTTGCGACTTTTTACACCATGTACAACAAAAAACCGGTGGGAAAGTTGCACATTCAAATTTGTGGAAATATCTCTTGTTACCTTGCTGGTTCCGATTCCATCACAGAACATGTATGTTCGAAGTTAGGGATTGAGCCGGGTGAAACCACAAGTGATAAAAAATTCACGGTAGATGAAGTGCAGTGCCTCGGTGCTTGTGGGTTTGGTCCCGTGGCCCAAATCAACGACAAATATTATGAAAACCTAACACCGGAATCTATCGAAGCCATTCTTTCCGAATTGGAAAAGCAGGTATAA
- the nuoF gene encoding NADH-quinone oxidoreductase subunit NuoF, which yields MGLKTLLTTHIGAADSHTLNHYRSVGGYESQKKALTEMTAEQIVNDVKNSGLRGRGGAGFPTGNKWGFIPKTDKPKYLICNGDEGEPGTFKDRLLIEKFPHMLIEGMVIAAKAIDSHQGYIYIRGEFHKGIRIVEAAVEEAYKAGLLGKNILGLGYDFDLAVYSGAGAYICGEESALINSLEGRRGHPRLKPPFPAVSGLYACPTVVNNVETFCNVPHIIRMTGEEYKKIGTEKSPGTRLFAVSGHVKKPGIYEVEMGTPMKELIYDICGGIKNDGTLKAVIPGGSSSPILTAEEAMTATMDYESIASLKSMLGSGAVIILSESADLVETTYRLAEFYSHESCGQCTPCREGTHWVKDLLHKIKIGEGTEKDVELIFSLSRNMEGGTTICPLADACVMAVRPTMTKFKGEFSARLKKEVSISH from the coding sequence ATGGGATTAAAAACTCTTCTCACAACACATATTGGTGCCGCTGATTCCCATACATTAAACCATTACCGGTCTGTCGGCGGATACGAAAGCCAAAAAAAGGCTCTAACTGAAATGACCGCCGAACAAATCGTAAACGATGTGAAAAACTCAGGCCTTCGTGGTCGCGGTGGTGCCGGTTTTCCTACCGGAAACAAATGGGGCTTTATTCCAAAAACTGACAAACCCAAATACTTAATTTGTAATGGGGACGAAGGGGAACCGGGAACTTTTAAGGACCGACTTTTAATCGAAAAATTCCCACATATGCTCATTGAAGGGATGGTCATTGCTGCCAAAGCAATCGACTCCCATCAAGGTTATATTTACATTCGAGGTGAGTTCCATAAAGGAATTCGGATTGTGGAAGCGGCTGTTGAGGAAGCATACAAAGCAGGCCTTCTTGGAAAAAATATCTTAGGCCTTGGTTATGATTTTGATTTGGCTGTGTATTCTGGAGCAGGTGCTTATATCTGCGGGGAAGAATCGGCACTCATCAATTCCCTTGAGGGAAGGAGGGGCCATCCAAGATTAAAACCTCCTTTTCCAGCTGTATCTGGTCTTTATGCATGTCCTACCGTTGTGAACAATGTGGAAACATTTTGTAATGTTCCGCATATCATTCGTATGACGGGAGAAGAATACAAAAAAATCGGAACAGAAAAATCACCGGGAACAAGACTTTTTGCTGTCAGCGGACATGTGAAAAAACCAGGGATTTATGAAGTCGAAATGGGAACTCCCATGAAAGAACTCATTTACGATATCTGTGGTGGGATAAAAAATGATGGGACCCTCAAAGCAGTGATTCCGGGAGGAAGTTCTTCTCCTATTCTCACAGCAGAAGAGGCCATGACGGCAACTATGGATTATGAATCGATTGCTTCTCTCAAATCCATGTTAGGTTCCGGGGCGGTCATCATTCTTTCCGAATCTGCAGATCTTGTGGAAACCACATACCGATTGGCAGAGTTTTATTCACATGAATCCTGTGGTCAATGTACACCTTGTCGTGAAGGTACACATTGGGTAAAAGATCTTCTCCATAAAATTAAAATCGGAGAAGGAACAGAAAAAGATGTAGAACTCATTTTTTCTTTGTCTAGGAATATGGAAGGTGGAACCACCATCTGTCCGTTAGCGGATGCTTGTGTTATGGCGGTCCGTCCAACGATGACAAAGTTTAAAGGAGAGTTCTCGGCTCGATTGAAAAAGGAAGTGAGCATCTCTCACTAA
- the nuoH gene encoding NADH-quinone oxidoreductase subunit NuoH yields the protein MDWALILAWGIKILSLFFIILTGVAYYTLAERKFAGFIQDRPGPNRAGIFGLFQPLADGIKFIAKEEIFPKNVSKGMYLLAPTISMTCAIMAWAVIPFGGSLPAPEWLAALTGVTTIDLQIANPDSGVLYMLAISSLSVYGIMIAGWSSNNKYSLLGGVRSTAQMISYELPMGLSIVVIVIMTGSLKLTDISDSQKEMWNILSPPGFVAFFIYVTAMFAETNRLPFDLAEAESELVVGFHTEYGAFKFALFFLAEYMNMITMSCLTTLLFFGGYNVPFQLGAGSPYQAFYGLGFFILKVLFFAFLFIWVRWTLPRFRYDQLMKLGWKKMIPWGLFAVMFAAIYTVYWKEGWMKLFI from the coding sequence ATGGACTGGGCTCTAATACTTGCTTGGGGAATTAAAATCCTCTCATTGTTTTTTATCATTTTAACGGGTGTAGCCTATTACACGCTCGCCGAACGTAAGTTTGCTGGTTTTATCCAGGATCGTCCGGGCCCCAACCGTGCCGGAATTTTTGGACTTTTCCAACCTCTTGCTGACGGAATCAAATTCATCGCAAAAGAAGAAATTTTTCCAAAAAACGTTTCCAAAGGGATGTATCTTTTGGCTCCCACCATCTCCATGACTTGTGCCATTATGGCCTGGGCTGTGATTCCTTTTGGGGGAAGTCTTCCGGCACCGGAGTGGCTTGCCGCTCTTACTGGTGTCACAACCATTGATTTACAAATTGCCAATCCCGATTCAGGGGTTTTATACATGCTTGCCATCTCTTCACTTTCTGTGTATGGAATTATGATTGCAGGTTGGTCCAGTAACAACAAATACTCATTACTCGGTGGGGTTCGTTCTACGGCTCAGATGATTAGTTACGAACTTCCTATGGGACTTTCCATTGTTGTGATTGTGATTATGACTGGATCACTCAAACTAACTGACATTAGCGATTCCCAAAAAGAAATGTGGAATATTTTATCTCCCCCTGGATTTGTTGCCTTTTTTATTTATGTGACTGCGATGTTTGCCGAAACCAATCGACTTCCCTTTGACCTCGCAGAGGCAGAATCGGAGCTTGTTGTGGGTTTTCATACTGAGTATGGGGCATTTAAGTTCGCACTCTTCTTTTTAGCTGAATACATGAATATGATTACCATGTCTTGTCTTACCACCTTACTCTTTTTTGGTGGATACAATGTTCCGTTTCAATTGGGAGCCGGTTCTCCCTACCAAGCATTTTATGGACTAGGGTTTTTCATTTTAAAAGTTCTATTCTTTGCCTTTTTGTTTATTTGGGTTCGTTGGACCCTCCCTCGTTTTCGTTATGACCAACTGATGAAACTGGGTTGGAAAAAAATGATCCCTTGGGGTCTTTTTGCTGTGATGTTTGCGGCCATTTACACGGTTTATTGGAAAGAAGGATGGATGAAATTATTTATATGA
- a CDS encoding NADH-quinone oxidoreductase subunit J family protein, whose translation MDEIIYMNIESSPSFLLFIFFGTVTVVTALSVIFQKNPVVSAVSLVFTFFALAGIYGIMGALFIATMQVLVYAGAIMVLIVFVLMLLSQRAETLSRYRKHPIRLVLLSVFALGFFFLLYSALTTGVPHSDQKGKGYELTEYSFPIQGTGTINAKGNVATVGASTYLDYLLPFEMISILLLVAVLGAVILAKKRLTEVEQTKDNVL comes from the coding sequence ATGGATGAAATTATTTATATGAACATAGAATCTTCTCCTTCCTTTTTATTATTTATCTTTTTTGGAACAGTGACTGTGGTGACTGCCCTTAGTGTCATTTTCCAGAAAAATCCAGTAGTATCGGCAGTATCTCTTGTTTTTACTTTCTTTGCACTCGCTGGAATTTATGGAATTATGGGAGCCTTGTTTATTGCCACCATGCAAGTGTTAGTATATGCCGGAGCCATTATGGTTCTCATTGTTTTTGTTTTGATGTTACTTTCACAAAGAGCAGAAACTTTGTCTCGGTATAGAAAACATCCAATCCGTTTGGTTTTACTTTCTGTGTTTGCCTTAGGTTTTTTCTTTTTGTTGTATAGCGCGCTCACAACAGGAGTTCCTCATTCAGACCAAAAAGGAAAAGGTTATGAACTTACAGAGTATTCCTTTCCCATCCAAGGGACAGGAACAATAAATGCAAAGGGGAATGTTGCCACTGTCGGTGCTTCGACTTATTTGGACTACTTACTTCCTTTTGAAATGATATCTATCTTACTTCTAGTGGCAGTTCTTGGGGCAGTGATCCTTGCTAAAAAAAGACTTACGGAAGTAGAACAAACCAAGGACAACGTGTTATGA
- the nuoK gene encoding NADH-quinone oxidoreductase subunit NuoK — protein sequence MNQFISGIPVAYILGLAGILFSIGVLGVLIRRNIVIIFMSVELILNSVNLVFVTFSKALSHISGETIVFFVMAIAAAEAAVGLALVIAIFRHKKSTNVDELQSMRW from the coding sequence ATGAACCAATTCATTAGTGGGATTCCTGTTGCATACATATTAGGTCTTGCTGGAATTTTATTTTCCATTGGTGTTCTTGGAGTTCTCATCCGAAGAAACATCGTCATCATCTTTATGTCAGTGGAATTGATTTTAAATTCAGTGAATTTAGTTTTTGTTACGTTTTCCAAAGCCCTATCCCATATCTCTGGGGAAACCATTGTTTTCTTTGTGATGGCAATTGCTGCGGCAGAAGCGGCTGTGGGACTGGCGCTTGTGATTGCCATTTTCCGGCATAAAAAATCCACCAATGTGGATGAACTCCAATCGATGAGATGGTAA
- the nuoL gene encoding NADH-quinone oxidoreductase subunit L, which translates to MLDLFPLVVLLPLLGFLHNGLLKDRIPHRFAGAIGTLAVFIPFLITLGAFNEFRPMERTAPHLVPVFDWIVVGNFKSSFGYQIDQLSLYMTLIITGIGSLIHLYSMGYMKGNAGYNRFFAYLNLFIFCMLNLVLSDNLVLTFLGWEGVGLSSYLLIGFDYDKSSAAEAGMKAFILNRIGDVGFILGTGFLFWLGGSLQYLQLQTNLSEMGEFANYANIVALFFFVAAMGKSAQIPLYVWLPDAMAGPTPVSALIHAATMVTAGIFLIARLNFVFLLAPETSLFIAIIGAVTALFAATIGTLQNDIKKILAYSTVSQLGFMFLAMGSMSYVAGLFHLMTHAFFKALLFLGAGSVIHALHHEQNIKHMGGLFGKIKITSFTFLLGTLAIAGFFPFSGFFSKDLILEKAYTYGAFGSILWTMGIVAAFFTSFYMFRLVFVVFFGKDNTDSHHKVHESPWSMTLPLVILATGAVVAGFLQTPHFFLHIDALERFFAPVLSKGYELASLHGTLAEHKSLVHDVELSLAGFSVCIATIGLILAFFLYQRKPSPILEEHTGFRKILFHKYYIDEIYDFLFVRPFLFLSRGVAFFFDTKILDRFFLGIGGSFGVIANGLRRLQSGFIGDYALYVVIGTFCILVYLLTRGV; encoded by the coding sequence ATGTTAGATTTATTCCCGTTAGTTGTCCTTCTTCCTCTCCTTGGTTTTTTACACAACGGTCTTTTAAAAGATCGGATCCCTCATCGGTTTGCCGGTGCCATTGGGACCTTGGCTGTGTTCATTCCTTTTCTCATCACCTTAGGTGCGTTTAACGAATTCCGACCAATGGAAAGAACGGCACCACATTTGGTTCCTGTTTTTGACTGGATCGTCGTTGGTAATTTTAAATCTTCTTTTGGTTACCAAATCGACCAACTCTCTCTTTATATGACTCTTATCATTACAGGCATTGGATCTCTCATCCATTTGTATTCGATGGGTTATATGAAAGGGAATGCGGGATATAATCGATTTTTTGCCTATTTGAATTTATTTATATTTTGTATGTTAAACTTGGTTTTAAGTGACAACCTAGTACTTACCTTTCTTGGTTGGGAAGGAGTGGGTTTATCTTCTTATTTACTGATTGGGTTTGATTACGATAAAAGTTCGGCAGCTGAAGCGGGGATGAAAGCATTCATCCTAAACCGAATTGGGGATGTTGGTTTTATTTTAGGCACGGGTTTTTTATTTTGGTTAGGTGGCAGTTTGCAATACTTACAACTCCAAACCAACTTAAGTGAAATGGGCGAGTTTGCAAATTATGCAAACATTGTAGCACTTTTTTTCTTTGTTGCGGCTATGGGAAAGTCAGCTCAAATTCCTTTGTATGTTTGGTTGCCTGATGCGATGGCAGGTCCCACTCCCGTTTCTGCTCTCATCCATGCGGCAACAATGGTAACAGCTGGAATTTTTCTCATTGCTAGGCTTAACTTTGTATTTTTACTCGCACCGGAAACTTCTCTTTTCATCGCCATCATTGGGGCAGTGACCGCACTTTTTGCAGCCACCATTGGAACTTTACAAAACGATATCAAAAAAATTCTAGCATACTCGACAGTTTCACAACTTGGATTTATGTTTCTTGCAATGGGTAGCATGAGTTATGTGGCAGGACTTTTCCACTTAATGACACATGCCTTCTTTAAAGCCTTATTGTTTCTTGGTGCAGGTTCAGTGATTCACGCCCTCCATCACGAACAAAACATCAAACATATGGGTGGACTTTTCGGAAAAATTAAAATTACTTCTTTTACTTTTTTACTGGGAACTCTTGCCATTGCAGGATTTTTTCCTTTCTCTGGATTTTTCTCAAAAGATTTAATTTTAGAAAAGGCCTACACCTACGGTGCGTTTGGTTCTATCCTTTGGACAATGGGCATTGTAGCTGCCTTTTTCACTTCGTTTTATATGTTCCGACTTGTCTTTGTTGTATTCTTTGGAAAAGACAACACGGACTCACATCACAAAGTTCATGAATCTCCTTGGTCGATGACCTTGCCACTTGTGATTCTTGCGACCGGTGCTGTGGTTGCCGGGTTTTTACAGACCCCACATTTTTTCTTACATATTGATGCTTTAGAAAGATTTTTTGCTCCTGTTTTGTCAAAAGGGTATGAATTGGCTTCTCTTCATGGAACTTTAGCGGAACACAAGAGTCTGGTTCATGACGTAGAACTTTCGTTAGCTGGGTTTTCTGTCTGTATTGCCACAATTGGTCTTATCCTCGCTTTTTTCCTCTACCAAAGAAAACCAAGTCCGATTTTGGAAGAACATACAGGATTTCGAAAGATCCTTTTTCATAAATACTATATCGATGAAATCTATGATTTCCTTTTTGTGAGGCCCTTTCTCTTTTTATCAAGAGGGGTCGCTTTCTTTTTTGATACCAAGATCCTTGATCGATTCTTTTTGGGAATTGGTGGAAGTTTTGGTGTGATTGCCAATGGATTACGAAGGCTCCAATCAGGATTTATTGGAGATTACGCCTTGTATGTTGTCATTGGTACATTTTGTATTTTAGTGTATCTATTAACGAGGGGGGTGTAA
- a CDS encoding complex I subunit 4 family protein — translation MPEQILSIIIFLPILSSLLIVFQKRVGAVVVISALSSAFTTILSVGLFFFFDSSKSGLQFVHWIPDWILSGKLSVDYHVGLDGISLLLFALTAFMFFLSSIASWSNIPKKIKEFHICLLVLETAVLGVFAAGNLVLYYVFWELMVLPMVLMIGIWGGEERTKAALKYFLFSMAGSLFMLGGILTLYFKTGKTSIESLSTASLGMYSEPLQWFLFFSFFLAFAIKIPLFPFHTWMPDVHTQAPTVGSVDLAGVLLKIGAYGFIRFCIPFFPEPSLLSQNWIQILAVIGIVYGSMAALVQTDIKRIIAYSSLSHLGFCILGLFSFTNEGVVGGMLQMVSHGVSTGMIFLMIGMIYERAHTRNIAEFGGLAGQMPVFSTFFLIAVLSSVGLPGTNGFVGEFLILMGAIKSNIWLGGIAATGVVLGALYLLWFVKRFLFGVSKTIQAKPYKDLTFREVGILSPLVFFIFWIGIYPKPFLEILQSSSNVYLNSASVQSIAERKDIQKDFLGGNVSRQFSDYTSLGKEPLPFEERLGSFQSKYALPTFLSVKENKPNLNENLESLEKSIESDFDLEPIQKETIGN, via the coding sequence GTGCCGGAACAAATTTTATCGATCATTATCTTTTTACCAATTCTTTCCTCTTTACTCATTGTATTCCAAAAACGAGTAGGGGCAGTTGTTGTCATCTCAGCGCTTTCGTCTGCTTTTACAACCATCCTCTCTGTGGGCCTCTTTTTCTTTTTTGATTCCAGTAAGTCGGGATTACAATTTGTCCACTGGATTCCTGATTGGATTCTTTCTGGCAAACTGAGTGTTGACTACCATGTTGGACTTGATGGAATTTCCCTTCTTTTATTTGCCTTAACAGCCTTTATGTTTTTTCTTTCGAGTATTGCCTCTTGGTCCAATATTCCAAAGAAAATCAAAGAATTCCATATTTGTTTACTTGTTTTGGAAACAGCAGTCCTTGGGGTTTTTGCTGCCGGTAACTTAGTCCTCTATTATGTTTTTTGGGAACTTATGGTATTACCAATGGTTCTGATGATTGGAATTTGGGGTGGGGAAGAAAGAACCAAAGCTGCTTTAAAATACTTTTTATTCTCTATGGCTGGATCCTTGTTTATGTTAGGTGGTATTCTTACCCTATATTTCAAAACAGGGAAAACCTCGATTGAATCTTTGTCGACAGCAAGTCTAGGGATGTATTCGGAACCTCTGCAATGGTTTTTGTTTTTTAGTTTTTTCTTAGCATTTGCTATCAAAATCCCACTTTTCCCATTCCATACCTGGATGCCGGATGTTCATACACAAGCGCCTACTGTCGGTTCGGTGGACTTGGCGGGTGTATTACTCAAAATCGGGGCTTATGGTTTCATTCGGTTTTGTATTCCTTTTTTCCCAGAACCAAGTTTACTTTCTCAAAATTGGATCCAAATCCTTGCGGTCATTGGCATAGTGTACGGTTCCATGGCAGCCCTTGTCCAAACTGATATCAAACGGATCATTGCTTATAGTTCCCTTTCTCATTTAGGATTTTGTATCTTAGGTCTCTTCTCTTTTACAAACGAAGGAGTAGTCGGTGGGATGTTGCAGATGGTATCTCACGGTGTATCCACTGGTATGATTTTTCTTATGATCGGGATGATTTATGAAAGAGCTCATACAAGAAACATTGCCGAGTTTGGTGGACTTGCAGGTCAGATGCCTGTGTTTTCTACTTTTTTTCTCATTGCTGTATTGTCTTCTGTAGGCCTTCCGGGAACCAATGGATTTGTGGGTGAGTTTCTCATCCTTATGGGAGCCATCAAATCCAATATTTGGCTTGGTGGAATTGCTGCGACGGGTGTGGTTCTTGGTGCCTTGTATTTACTCTGGTTTGTGAAACGTTTCCTATTTGGAGTGAGTAAAACCATCCAAGCAAAACCATATAAAGATCTAACGTTTAGAGAAGTGGGAATTTTATCTCCCCTTGTTTTCTTTATTTTCTGGATTGGAATTTATCCAAAACCATTTTTAGAAATTTTACAATCTTCCTCCAATGTATATTTGAATTCAGCATCCGTACAATCCATAGCGGAAAGAAAGGACATACAAAAAGATTTCCTGGGTGGAAATGTAAGTCGGCAATTTTCTGATTATACAAGTTTAGGAAAAGAACCTTTGCCTTTTGAAGAAAGGTTGGGATCTTTTCAATCGAAGTATGCACTTCCCACTTTTCTTTCAGTGAAAGAAAACAAACCGAATTTAAATGAAAACTTGGAAAGTTTAGAAAAGTCCATTGAGTCTGATTTTGACTTGGAACCAATCCAAAAAGAGACAATAGGAAACTAA